The Nocardia sp. BMG51109 nucleotide sequence AAGGAATTCCATCGACGGCCCAGGAAGGCGCGAATCTATTTTGCCGGCAGGGCGTTGTGGAGGCCGCCTACGTCGGTGATGGTCCAGTTGGTGTTGCGGTCGATGGTTATCGAGTAGGTGACGGTGGTTTGTGCTCCGTCCGGGGTCTGGACGCTGGTGGAGTTGACGGTGAGGTAGGCGTCGACCTTGTAGATGCCGCCGGATTCCGAGGTGACGGTCGCGGACTGCGGTGTTGCCTTGGATGTCCATTGCAGTGGCAGCAGGATCTGTTCCAGTTGGGGGGCGGTAGCGTCGAATTTGGCCGAGAGCTGGGGGCTGGTGCCGGCTTTGAGACGTGTCAGCCAGCCTTTGACGTCGTGGAAATCGATCGTCGAGGCGCCGAGGGCATAGTTCGAGGCGATATTCTCGGCATGCCGGTTGTCGGCGGCGACGGCGTCGCGGTGGTCGAGGGTTGATCGTGCCGACCAGTACAGGCAGCCGAATGTCAGCGTGCCGGCGAGGAGCAGGGCCAGGGCGAGTGCGATCAATACGGTCGATCGCCGAACCGAGACGGTGATCGCCTTCCGCCCCCGATCGTCGGGCGCGGGCCGGTCTGCCGCGTCGGTCGCGGTGGCCTCTTTTCCCGGCGCCGTTGCCTTTTCGTCTGTTGCTGTGGCCATGGTCTCGCACTCCTGGCAGGTCGATATCGGTCGTGATGCGGTGGGCTATTTGGTGGTGATGCGGAAGTGCAGGGTGCCGTCCGGGTCGACTCCGTGCAGGGATTGGTCGATCAGCGCGCTGATGTCGAGCCGAGGTGCCCGTTCCACGGCATCGGCGACGACGGGCTGCAAAACCGGGGCCAATGGCGCGACGCTGGGGCCGATCTCGTTCAGGAAGTCGGTCAGCCTGTCCAGAAACGGTGTGAGTCCGTCACCGGTGAAATAGTCGGATACCGGACGGCTTTCGACGAGCGTGGAGGCTTGTTGGACGACGTCGCTGAGTGACGTGCCGAACTCACCGAATTGCGGCCCACCGGTACTCAGCGCCGGCCCGAGCCAATCGATGTTGCCGCCCAAAGCCTGGATGTCGCCGAACAATTGGCGGATGGCGTCGGTGCGGCTGAGCAAGGTGGCCGCCAGCAGCGTGGTCGACCGCTGCAGGGTTTGCATGGCCGCGTCGGTACCCGACAGCGCCCGGTCGAAGGTGTCGACGAGGTTGGCCATGGTCTGCGGGTGCAGCTGATTCAGCAATTCGACGAATCGCGTCGACAGCGCCGTGATCGTCACGGGCACCTGCACGCGTTGGCTCGGAATGCTCTGGCCGTCAGCGAGATACGGGCCGGCACCGTCGGGCGGGGCGAATTCGATATAGGGCTCGCCGAGTGCCGAGAGTTGCTCGACGCGCACGCTGCTGGACAACGGAATGGGGTAGCGCTTGTCGATACGCAGCCGCACCAGCACACCCTCGGCCTGCTTGCGCACCTGCTGCGTACGGCCGACCTGAATGCCGTCGAGCAGCACGGGCGCGTTCACACCCAGCCCACCGGAGTTGTCCAGGTGCAGGTCGGCGACGAGGTAGCTGCGGCGCGGATCCATATGCAGCACCCCGACCGTCATGTACCCGATACCCAGCACCAGAACCGCGGCGATCGCGGACAGTGACACCGCCGCACGCACATTCATCGCACGGCCCCGATCATCCGCAGGGTGTCGACTATTCGCGCCGTCCGCTCCGGCGGCGGCAGGGCGTCGGCGGCCGGTGGTGAATCGACGGTGATGCCCACGAGATTCACCTTCGGCCCGCGGTCTACGAAGGGAATGACTTTGTTCTGGATGAGGTCGACGAGCTTCCGGAGGTTCGAGGGTGAACCGGTGTCGAGGGGGTGACTGCCGAACAGCATCGGCACGAAAGCGCGCATGGCACGATCGCTGGATTGCAGCGCCGGCCCCAGCCACGTGACGCTCGGTGCGAACGGTCCGAGGGCGGTGAGCACGTAGACGACGCCGATGGTGGTGTTGATCGAGTCTGTGGTGTGCTGCACCGCGCCGGGGGTGAGGAGTTCGTCGAATGCCGCTGCGTTCCCGAGCAATCCGTCGTCGACGGTCGCTTGCAGGCCGCCCACCAGGCTGTGCACCGAGTCGGTGTGGGCGGCCAGATCCGCCAGGTCCGCGCCGAGGGTTCCGGCGATGCGAGCGGTGTCATCCGGGTTGTTCGGCAGGATCGCGTTCATCCGGTGCACGATGTCCTGGAAGTCGGTGACGGCGCCGCTGCCGACGAAGACGGACAACCGGGACAGGATGTCCTCGATCGTCGGCGACTGTGTGGTGTCGGACAGCGGGATCGTCGAATCCGGCGGCAACTGCGCCCTATTCGGCTCGGCGGGTTCGGTCAGTGCGATGTGCACATCACCCAGCGGTGTTTCCTGCCGCAGTTCGGCGGTGGTGCCCACCGGCAGGCGCACCGACCGGCGGATCTCGACTTCGGCGACGACGAAGCCCTGATGCCCCGGCCGGCTCGGAATGTCCGTCTCCGGGGGAACCACTGTGACACGAGTCAAGCGCCCGACGGGCACACCGTCGGCGATGACTTTTGCCCCTTGTGGCAGATTCAGCACATCGGCGAATTGAATCCGCAAGTGGTAGGTCGGTCCGTCGACACCGGTGCCCGGCACGGTGACGTCGGCGGCCTGAAATCCGCATCCCGCGGCTGCCACCGCGATGGTGACCGCACACATCGCGTAGGTCCCGGTGCGGCGCAATACCGCCGAGAGCCGCCTCATTTCGCACTCACCGCCGCGAGAAGCGCCGGCAGGCTCGGTACCGTGACCGAGCCGTTCTCGGCGGTCTGACAGCGCTGCCCCGTGATCGCTTGCACCGAGGCGCAGACCACGTCTGTATTCGGTTGCGGGAGCGCCAGTTTCGGTGGTGCGTAGCCGATGGTCGGACGCCCGGTGGATTCGTCGATGGACTCGGCGAACCCCGCGGCAATCGCGGGGGCCATGCGGAGGACATCCGACAGTGTTCCCACCCCGGCCGAAAGCAGTTGCGGCAGATTCGGAATCGAGTCGATTGCGCGCAGGGCCGGTGATCCGAACATCATCACTACGTCGTTGAGCTGCGGCAGCACATCGACCACGTTCGCGACGACGCGGACGATCTCGGGGAATTCGAGGGTGTTGATGTCGCTGAAAGTCTGGGTCAGGCCGGTCATGGCGGTCTGCACGGTGGGCCAGCCGCTGCGGGCGCGGTGGGTGAGCTCGGTGAGAGCGTCGAGCAGTCCGCCGATGTGGCCGATCGCCGCGTCCGGGGAGGACAGTGCGTTGCCGAGTTGCAGAACCAGAGTGTTGATCTGGTCGCCGGAGCCCGCGGTGGCTCGGTCCAGGGCGTCGAGGCCGGCCCCGACCGCGTCGGCCTGGCCGGGTTGTCCGGAACCGTTGAGCTGCCGGCCGAGTTGGGCGAGGGCGTCGAAGGTCTCGGACATGCTCTTGGGCGTCAGGGTTCTGGTGATGCATCGGTGCGAATCCCAGCCCGGACCTTGGGGTTCGGCGCCGATGAGTGCGAGTTTGCGGTCGGCGATGAGAGTGTCGCTGACGGTGACGGCGCCGACGTCCGGGGGCAGCTTGCGGTCGGCCGGCACGGTGAAACGCACACGCGCCGTGCCTGCGTCGGGCGCGATGTCGGTGACGCGGCCGATCGGAACGCCCATGATGGTGACCGCGCTGCCCTGGTACAGGCCGATCGCATCGGGCATCTGCGCGCAATACGAGCGCATCGCGGGCCCGGATCTGGTGAGCTGCCACGCGATCGCGGCCGACGCCACCACGATGACTACCACGACGGCCGACATGAGACCGCGCGACCCCAAGACTCGTTTCAGCATCAGCATTCGCCTCCCGGTACCGGCACACAGAAACCGGTGGCTCGGATCGTCGCGGCCGACTGGTCGACCCGCACGCCCCCACCCGGCGGCAGGAAGGGCATCAATCGCTGTTCCAAGGTGTGCAGGGAGTCCAGGAGCCCGCCCAGCTTGTCGCCGAGTTGCCGCAAGTGCGGAATCGCGTCGGCGAGCGGTTTCGCCCGCTGTTTCAGCGTCTCGTCCCACACCCGGCCCAGCGGGCCCAGGTCGCCCAATATCGTGGCCAGGTCGTCGAGGGACTGCTGGGCTCGGATCTTGTTGTTCTCGATGAGGTTCTCGAGTCCTTGCAGTGTCGTCACCAGCTGCACGAGCACATCGGAATTGACGTTCAGGGCGGTCAGGTACTCATCGGCCACCGCCAGCGTGTGGGAGATGTCGGCGTTCTGCTTGTTCATGATCTCGACCAGGCTGTCGGCGGCCCGCACCACCGCGCGGACCGAATCCGGGCTCTCGTCGATCGATGCCGCCAGCGCCGCGAGGTCCTGGTGGAACACCGTGCCGTCGATCTGCCGCACCGGGTGCACGGCATCCTGGAATGCCTGAGTCAGGTTGTAGGGCAGTCCGACTCGCTGCTGCGGAATCACCGCGGAACCCAGCGATGTCGTTCCCGCGGGTCGAACCGCCACGTAGTAGCCGCCGACGACGGTCAGCATACGGAGATCGAGGGTGGTCTGGTCGCCCACGAATACCTGGTCCTCGACGGTGAACCTCATCCGGACCCGATCCGGTAGCAGCGTCAGGGATTTCACCTTTCCCACCGGTATCCCGGCGACGCGAACGTCGTCGCCGGGGCGGATGGCACCGGCTTGCGCCAGATCCGCGGAATAGGTTCGCCCGGGTGCGGTTCGGGTGACATAGACCGCGCCGATCGCGACGAGCAGGATCAGAACGCCGCAGATACCGGCTGTGCCCCAGCGTAATTCGACACCGCGTTCGGACTTCGCGGCGAGTGCCGTGCGCAGCGCCGGAAGCCACACTCGCCGGAGACGGACTATCGATGGCATAGTGTGATCCTTTGTCCGGCAATGAGGACCTGCAGCGGCGCCGGCGCCACGGCCGCTCCGTGTGCGCACGTCATCGCCGCGTCGGGCCCGGTCGGTGGCAGGGTCGCCGCGATCGCCTGGATCAGCCCCGGCAGCCGCCCGAATACGGCCGCGGCCTCCTGCGGCGCCGGAAACGCCTGGCGCAGAAGGGCATCCAGATCCTTGTTGCGCTCACCGGTGATTCCCAGCACGGACAGCATGTCCCGCAACGGTTGCAGTACCGGCGGAATCGCGTTCGCGAAATCGACCAGTCCCGGCAGTTTGTCGGTGATCGCGGTGAACAGGTTCGTCAGGTTGCTCAGCAGCTTCATCGAGTTTCCCGACTTGCCGGCCAGATGCGTCGAGGCCTCCGCCAGGTTGGCCACCAGTGTCGACAACACCGCTTGCCGGTCCGAGGCGTAACGGCTCAGCTTCTCGATGGCATCCAGCGCCGGCCCCAAACCCGTTCCGTCACCTTGGATCAGCGCCAGTAGACTGGTCGCGAACC carries:
- a CDS encoding MlaD family protein, yielding MDPRRSYLVADLHLDNSGGLGVNAPVLLDGIQVGRTQQVRKQAEGVLVRLRIDKRYPIPLSSSVRVEQLSALGEPYIEFAPPDGAGPYLADGQSIPSQRVQVPVTITALSTRFVELLNQLHPQTMANLVDTFDRALSGTDAAMQTLQRSTTLLAATLLSRTDAIRQLFGDIQALGGNIDWLGPALSTGGPQFGEFGTSLSDVVQQASTLVESRPVSDYFTGDGLTPFLDRLTDFLNEIGPSVAPLAPVLQPVVADAVERAPRLDISALIDQSLHGVDPDGTLHFRITTK
- a CDS encoding MlaD family protein; translated protein: MRRLSAVLRRTGTYAMCAVTIAVAAAGCGFQAADVTVPGTGVDGPTYHLRIQFADVLNLPQGAKVIADGVPVGRLTRVTVVPPETDIPSRPGHQGFVVAEVEIRRSVRLPVGTTAELRQETPLGDVHIALTEPAEPNRAQLPPDSTIPLSDTTQSPTIEDILSRLSVFVGSGAVTDFQDIVHRMNAILPNNPDDTARIAGTLGADLADLAAHTDSVHSLVGGLQATVDDGLLGNAAAFDELLTPGAVQHTTDSINTTIGVVYVLTALGPFAPSVTWLGPALQSSDRAMRAFVPMLFGSHPLDTGSPSNLRKLVDLIQNKVIPFVDRGPKVNLVGITVDSPPAADALPPPERTARIVDTLRMIGAVR
- a CDS encoding MlaD family protein, whose translation is MLKRVLGSRGLMSAVVVVIVVASAAIAWQLTRSGPAMRSYCAQMPDAIGLYQGSAVTIMGVPIGRVTDIAPDAGTARVRFTVPADRKLPPDVGAVTVSDTLIADRKLALIGAEPQGPGWDSHRCITRTLTPKSMSETFDALAQLGRQLNGSGQPGQADAVGAGLDALDRATAGSGDQINTLVLQLGNALSSPDAAIGHIGGLLDALTELTHRARSGWPTVQTAMTGLTQTFSDINTLEFPEIVRVVANVVDVLPQLNDVVMMFGSPALRAIDSIPNLPQLLSAGVGTLSDVLRMAPAIAAGFAESIDESTGRPTIGYAPPKLALPQPNTDVVCASVQAITGQRCQTAENGSVTVPSLPALLAAVSAK
- a CDS encoding MlaD family protein, producing the protein MPSIVRLRRVWLPALRTALAAKSERGVELRWGTAGICGVLILLVAIGAVYVTRTAPGRTYSADLAQAGAIRPGDDVRVAGIPVGKVKSLTLLPDRVRMRFTVEDQVFVGDQTTLDLRMLTVVGGYYVAVRPAGTTSLGSAVIPQQRVGLPYNLTQAFQDAVHPVRQIDGTVFHQDLAALAASIDESPDSVRAVVRAADSLVEIMNKQNADISHTLAVADEYLTALNVNSDVLVQLVTTLQGLENLIENNKIRAQQSLDDLATILGDLGPLGRVWDETLKQRAKPLADAIPHLRQLGDKLGGLLDSLHTLEQRLMPFLPPGGGVRVDQSAATIRATGFCVPVPGGEC
- a CDS encoding MlaD family protein, which gives rise to MSTRSLLFRVSVVVTVMVVALIGVFRVLERPVAGETDTYTALFTDANGLRPGDDVRMYGVQVGKVGAVELAGSLARVRFTVTHEHPVFVDSKAAIRYQNLTGFRYLEIQQPDRPGARRGPAAVFEPSETVPSFDITTLFKGLQPVLTELSPDDLNRFATSLLALIQGDGTGLGPALDAIEKLSRYASDRQAVLSTLVANLAEASTHLAGKSGNSMKLLSNLTNLFTAITDKLPGLVDFANAIPPVLQPLRDMLSVLGITGERNKDLDALLRQAFPAPQEAAAVFGRLPGLIQAIAATLPPTGPDAAMTCAHGAAVAPAPLQVLIAGQRITLCHR